From Montipora foliosa isolate CH-2021 chromosome 6, ASM3666993v2, whole genome shotgun sequence, a single genomic window includes:
- the LOC138006104 gene encoding QRFP-like peptide receptor yields MMDSNDTQLQFNFIIPNRSSTDVRQADPHISMSAQTTAEALAYVVIMFLSVFGNGLVLVVLKKNIGGQMRSTRNYLLTSMAAIDLLVTIGSMPERLTRALTNDQWLIEGFLGVTLCKVTNFFEKLSFSVSTLNIVLIAMDRFLAILFPLKKFFTIPRACVAIAMVWFSSALYCSPVLYYGGLQREQGRTLCKVRRFFPNWRAWYLVFLVQLLSSLILVLLLYAFIINKLLRRPSRYRTGLARADSLATNTSTREAKINRKVLKMVAAILIAFYVCFLPYWLGWVFCSYHYSKFICNDTYIFIAIYLSYANSSLNPLIYCAFSENFRNAFRLFVKKRCRPTGSGQKRRVTPQQSMGKEDQDL; encoded by the coding sequence ATGATGGATTCCAACGATACTCAActtcagttcaattttatcaTTCCTAATAGATCTTCAACCGACGTTAGGCAAGCAGATCCTCACATCTCTATGTCGGCGCAAACGACTGCTGAAGCCCTTGCCTACGTAGTCATCATGTTCCTGTCTGTATTTGGAAACGGCCTTGTTCTTGTTGTCCTGAAGAAAAACATTGGAGGCCAAATGCGATCAACTCGCAACTACCTTCTCACGAGTATGGCTGCCATAGATTTGCTTGTCACTATAGGCAGTATGCCAGAGAGACTAACAAGAGCTCTAACCAATGACCAGTGGCTCATTGAAGGCTTTTTAGGTGTAACACTCTGCAAAGTCacaaatttttttgaaaagctTTCGTTTAGCGTTTCTACTCTGAATATTGTTCTCATTGCAATGGATCGATTTTTAGCGATACTGTTTCCGCTCAAGAAGTTCTTTACAATCCCACGGGCCTGTGTAGCTATTGCTATGGTATGGTTTTCCTCTGCGCTCTATTGCTCCCCAGTGCTTTATTATGGTGGGCTGCAGCGGGAACAAGGAAGAACTCTATGCAAAGTGCGGCGATTCTTCCCTAACTGGAGGGCATGGTACTTAGTGTTTCTTGTACAGCTTCTTTCAAGTCTCATTCTAGTTTTGCTTCTTTACGCTTTCataataaataaacttttgcGTCGCCCTTCTCGTTACAGAACTGGATTAGCAAGGGCAGATTCTTTGGCAACAAACACCTCGACGAGGGAGGCGAAAATCAACcgaaaagttttgaaaatgGTGGCAGCAATTTTGATCGCGTTTTATGTCTGTTTCCTGCCTTACTGGCTCGGCTGGGTATTTTGTTCATATCATTACTCGAAATTCATCTGCAACGATACCTATATCTTCATAGCTATTTATCTTTCTTATGCTAATAGTAGCCTAAATCCGCTTATTTACTGCGCATTTAGTGAGAATTTTCGAAATGCTTTTAGGTTGTTTGTCAAAAAGAGATGTCGACCCACGGGAAGCGGACAGAAACGGCGAGTGACTCCGCAACAATCCATGGGCAAAGAAGATCAAGATCTTTGA